In a single window of the Arachis hypogaea cultivar Tifrunner chromosome 6, arahy.Tifrunner.gnm2.J5K5, whole genome shotgun sequence genome:
- the LOC112756141 gene encoding vacuolar protein-sorting protein bro1-like produces the protein MNNDDRVLSIPLKKTDPVELYLPLRKLVVSKYSESDAQKVESVLETLNKCRRDMVERRGDLSLPMQRDCLIHYFKCLSMVELLFTSISSDAHVDPIIFVWYDAFNPDHQDGVSSQRNAIQLEKAAVVFNLGAICSQIAASCDRTTALGRHLAIEDFKVAANFFLTLWKEFAKGVVSATLDLTPLFAKFLHLLFSAQAFELELGEELNNKGGCYRVQQHRCALFFRSVYKRYRRAYELIPADSAARNHVNSFDQTWVAHLYQKATFFEAEAHQWKSSILPKSKRPLPEAYESSVQSYAIDHAECVTETLVSGICSLSRKLKPPQIYVDLILSEYNPFKITKDGKLVAYPWDMPPPYLTNSAILSSPLPSSRASEILAFIPLKKSEPLNDLYESLRSYFVLKYSESMAKRVEDLLQMLPKLRNEMLRDDLSLPFRRDCLVLYFRCLCMIEPFFPMKASPNPPVFVWYNAISPQHHSSQHNIHMEKASVLFNLGALCTHIALSCDQSTIHGYRLAKDALKDAFYWNYELRRESKQASGTIDLSGQYIAVIENEIRNEFPHLTRKFRRPQYDVPGSACMSTDGPLANYDPNDVTEQFLLGYCKAHCLLHSSSRSLPHGVWEAQCLDLLSEFSPVKIKDGHLVANAILEAPNLALENMSLQKTTQQ, from the exons ATGAACAACGATGATCGGGTGCTGTCAATCCCACTGAAGAAGACTGATCCGGTGGAGCTGTACCTGCCGTTACGTAAGTTGGTAGTCTCAAAATATTCGGAGAGCGATGCACAAAAAGTTGAAAGCGTTCTCGAAACCCTAAACAAATGCCGCAGGGACATGGTGGAGCGTAGAGGGGACCTCTCCCTTCCCATGCAACGTGACTGCCTCATCCACTACTTCAAATGCCTTTCCATGGTTGAGCTACTCTTCACCTCTATCTCCTCCGACGCCCACGTGGACCCCATCATCTTTGTCTGGTACGACGCCTTCAACCCTGACCATCAGGATGGAGTCTCCTCACAGCGCAACGCCATCCAATTGGAGAAGGCCGCCGTTGTCTTCAACCTTGGAGCCATATGCAGCCAGATTGCTGCCTCTTGCGACCGTACCACTGCCCTTGGCCGTCACCTTGCTATAGAAGACTTCAAAGTTGCCGCCAATTTCTTCTTGACACTCTGGAAGGAATTTGCCAAGGGCGTGGTCTCCGCCACCCTCGATTTGACTCCCCTCTTCGCGAAGTTTCTGCACCTCCTCTTCTCCGCTCAGGCTTTCGAGCTCGAATTAGGGGAAGAACTCAACAACAAGGGCGGCTGTTACCGTGTCCAACAACACCGATGTGCCCTATTTTTTAGATCG GTTTATAAGCGTTATCGTAGAGCATATGAACTGATACCTGCTGATTCGGCTGCACGGAACCATGTCAACTCTTTTGACCAAACCTGGGTAGCTCATCTTTACCAGAAGGCGACATTCTTTGAGGCGGAGGCTCATCAGTGGAAATCATCCATCCTACCCAAATCCAAGCGACCTCTCCCTGAAGCATACGAGTCAAGCGTCCAATCTTATGCTATTGATCATGCAGAATGTGTCACTGAGACATTAGTTAGCGGGATTTGCAGCCTCTCGAGGAAACTCAAGCCACCACAAATATACGTTGACCTCATCCTCTCGGAGTACAATCCTTTCAAGATTACGAAGGATGGAAAGCTGGTGGCTTACCCATGGGACATGCCTCCTCCTTATCTAACAAATTCGGCAATCCTCTCGTCTCCATTGCCTTCTTCGCGGGCCTCAGAAATTCTTGCATTCATTCCTTTGAAGAAGAGTGAGCCCTTGAATGATCTCTATGAGTCCCTGCGCAGTTACTTTGTCCTCAAATACTCTGAGAGCATGGCAAAGAGAGTAGAAGACCTTCTCCAAATGCTACCCAAATTGCGCAATGAGATGCTGCGTGATGACCTTTCTCTACCCTTTCGCCGTGACTGCCTCGTCCTTTATTTCAGATGCCTTTGCATGATTGAGCCTTTCTTTCCTATGAAAGCCTCACCCAACCCACCTGTCTTTGTTTGGTACAATGCCATCAGCCCACAACATCACTCTTCTCAGCATAACATCCATATGGAGAAGGCCTCTGTTCTCTTCAACCTGGGAGCCCTCTGCACCCACATTGCTCTCTCCTGCGATCAAAGCACCATCCATGGCTATCGCCTTGCCAAGGACGCCTTAAAGGATGCTTTTTATTGGAACTATGAACTGAGGCGTGAGTCTAAGCAGGCATCTGGCACGATTGACTTGTCCGGACAATACATAGCTGTTATAGAAAATGAGATTCGCAATGAGTTTCCCCACTTGACCAGGAAGTTTCGTCGTCCCCAATATGATGTGCCT GGTTCAGCTTGTATGTCGACAGATGGGCCTTTAGCTAATTATGATCCGAATGATGTCACTGAACAATTTCTTTTAGGGTATTGTAAGGCTCACTGCCTGCTTCATTCTTCGTCTCGTTCTCTGCCTCATGGGGTATGGGAAGCACAATGCTTGGACCTTCTCTCTGAGTTTAGTCCTGTCAAGATTAAGGATGGACATCTTGTGGCCAATGCAATCTTAGAGGCACCAAATTTGGCATTGGAGAACATGAGCTTGCAGAAGACGACACAACAGTAA